A single genomic interval of Hydrogenispora ethanolica harbors:
- a CDS encoding riboflavin synthase: MFTGLIQAVGTVLERQVTARAARLKIRTDLAEGLRLGDSVAVNGVCLTAARLGGGWFSADVMPETWRSSNLSFLKPGAAVNLEPALALGDRLGGHLVSGHVEGIGRILRIERQNNAVLIRIGFPKQLAPWIVHKGSIVVNGISLTVQALAGTEFMVSLIPHTYRETNFPGLKAGDPVNLETDLLAKYGRQGDAAVAEEPGRGKGISVEFLAEHGF; this comes from the coding sequence ATGTTTACCGGTTTGATTCAAGCGGTCGGAACCGTGCTGGAACGGCAGGTCACGGCGCGGGCGGCGCGGTTGAAGATCCGGACCGATTTGGCGGAGGGCCTGCGCTTGGGCGACAGCGTGGCGGTGAACGGCGTCTGTCTGACCGCCGCGCGGTTGGGCGGCGGCTGGTTCAGCGCCGACGTGATGCCGGAGACCTGGCGGAGCAGCAATTTGTCGTTTTTGAAACCGGGCGCGGCGGTGAACCTGGAGCCGGCCCTGGCCCTCGGCGACCGGCTCGGCGGCCATCTGGTCAGCGGCCATGTCGAGGGGATCGGCCGGATCCTTCGGATCGAACGGCAAAATAACGCGGTCCTGATCCGGATCGGCTTTCCGAAGCAATTGGCCCCCTGGATCGTCCATAAAGGGTCCATCGTGGTGAACGGCATCAGCCTGACCGTTCAGGCGCTGGCCGGGACCGAATTCATGGTCTCCCTGATCCCCCATACCTACCGCGAGACCAACTTTCCCGGGCTTAAAGCGGGCGACCCGGTCAATCTGGAGACCGACCTGCTGGCCAAGTACGGGCGGCAGGGGGATGCGGCCGTTGCGGAGGAGCCGGGCCGGGGCAAGGGAATCAGCGTCGAGTTCCTGGCGGAACACGGATTTTGA
- the ribD gene encoding bifunctional diaminohydroxyphosphoribosylaminopyrimidine deaminase/5-amino-6-(5-phosphoribosylamino)uracil reductase RibD — MNDESGSEREISESRIAAADRRYMKRALELSKRGQGRTCPNPLVGAVIVKEGRVIGEGWHRGSGLPHAEIEALRSCTEDPRGATIYVTLEPCNHFGRTPPCSEALIAAGIAEVQYAIADPNPVAGGGAARLAGAGVKVAGGVGRREALELNRRFFHFCLTGRPWVILKAAMSLDGKITGATGQSQWITGPAARRVVHRLRSEVAAVLVGVETVRADDPQLTNRTARPAVRQPLRVVFDSNLRLPDQSKLVRESPEQLIVFCTRKAGAERIQQLSRSGVRVIRQEGDGAVDPAGALESLGGMGVQSVLAEGGAGVFTSLVRADLVNEYYLFYAPFFIGGPTAKGVVGGPGVAVLAEAPRLTVAGVRRVGNDVLVHAYREELATCLPV; from the coding sequence ATGAATGACGAGTCGGGTTCGGAACGGGAGATCTCGGAAAGCCGGATCGCGGCTGCGGATCGCCGCTATATGAAACGGGCTTTGGAACTGAGCAAGCGCGGCCAGGGGCGGACCTGCCCCAATCCGTTGGTGGGCGCGGTCATTGTCAAGGAGGGACGGGTCATCGGCGAAGGCTGGCATCGGGGGTCGGGCCTGCCGCACGCCGAGATCGAAGCCTTGCGCTCCTGCACCGAAGACCCGCGCGGCGCGACGATCTATGTCACGCTGGAGCCCTGCAATCATTTCGGGCGGACGCCGCCCTGCTCGGAGGCTTTGATCGCGGCGGGCATCGCCGAAGTCCAGTACGCCATCGCCGATCCCAATCCGGTGGCCGGGGGCGGCGCCGCCCGCTTGGCCGGGGCCGGGGTGAAGGTGGCCGGCGGCGTTGGCCGCAGGGAAGCCTTGGAGCTGAACCGGCGTTTTTTCCACTTCTGTCTGACCGGCCGGCCCTGGGTGATTCTGAAGGCCGCCATGAGTCTCGACGGCAAGATCACCGGCGCCACCGGCCAATCGCAGTGGATCACCGGCCCGGCGGCCCGCCGGGTGGTGCACCGGCTCCGCTCGGAAGTTGCGGCGGTGCTGGTCGGGGTGGAAACGGTGCGGGCCGACGATCCGCAACTGACCAACCGGACGGCCCGGCCGGCAGTCCGCCAGCCGTTGCGGGTGGTCTTCGACAGCAACCTGCGTCTGCCGGATCAGAGTAAACTGGTGCGGGAGAGTCCGGAGCAACTGATCGTTTTTTGCACCCGCAAGGCCGGGGCGGAGCGGATCCAACAGCTGTCCCGGTCCGGCGTCCGGGTGATCCGGCAGGAAGGGGACGGCGCGGTGGACCCGGCGGGCGCGCTGGAAAGCCTCGGCGGGATGGGGGTGCAGTCCGTCCTGGCGGAAGGCGGAGCCGGTGTCTTCACTTCGCTGGTCCGGGCGGATCTGGTCAATGAATATTACCTGTTTTACGCGCCGTTCTTCATCGGCGGCCCGACCGCCAAAGGAGTGGTCGGCGGCCCGGGCGTGGCGGTGCTGGCGGAAGCGCCGCGGTTGACCGTCGCCGGGGTGCGGCGGGTTGGGAATGATGTGTTGGTCCATGCGTACCGGGAGGAGTTGGCGACATGTTTACCGGTTTGA